The genomic interval TGCCGATAATTAAAGTAGGACGTAACCAAGGTGATTTTAATACATTCCAAGTACTTTCGGAAATCGCATTGATTTCTTTCATTTCTGCAATTTCTTTATCGATTTCATTTGCTGGGAATGTCAGTTGCATTACCTTTCTAGCTGCTTTTTCACCACGGTGTTCTAAAAGCCATCTTGGGCTTTCCGGCATAAAAGCAACACCGATTAATAATATTAAAGAAGGTACGACTGCTAATCCAAGCATCCATCTCCAACCTTCAATACCTGCAAATGCATAATTGATCAAGTATGAAGATAAAATACCGATTGTAATCATTAATTGGTTCAATGAACTTAAAGAACCGCGTGAATCTGTCGGTGCCATTTCTGATAAATAAACGGGTACGATTGCTGTAGAACCTCCGACTGCAAGTCCGATAACAATTCGACCCAATACTAAGAATGGCATAGATGGTGCAAATGCTAAGATTAAAGCACCGACGATATAGACGATTGCGATAACAAACACAACGCGTCGGCGACCAAGTTTATCAGAAGCAGGTCCGCTAAGTGCAGAACCTGCGATGGCGCCAATTAACATTGATGACACAACAAGTCCTTCAGTAGTACTTGTTAAGTGTATATCTTTTCCGATAAATAATAATGCGCCTGAGATAATTCCCATGTCATAGCCGTATAATAAACCGCCTAATGCTCCTAGGAAAAAGATGAGGCTTTTGTTAAAATTTTTCCCCATAAGTAAACCTCCAGTATATTGAATTCAGATTAAGTATACGCTTTCATAAAATTAAAGTAAATATCATTTTAATGTGTGGATAATAATTATATTATTTAGAATTAAAAGTAAAATCGGTTTGATTCAGAAAAATTTGCTGATGTTTTTCTATTAAAAAATACCATCCCTTCAAAAGAAGAGATGGTATCATATGCCATTAATTTTCAGCATTAATCTTTACAACATAACGTCCGGTTACTTGATGAGATAATACATTTTCAATTGCTTCAGGCAACTCTTTAAAATCAATGGTATTTTTAATCGTATGCAATTGTTCAGGTTTCAAGTCTGTTGCTAAACGGCGCCAGATTTGTTTGCGTAAGAGCATCGGCGTTTCAACTGAATCAACGCCTAATAAATTATTACCGCGTAAGATGAAAGGTAACACTGTTGCATTGAATTCAATACCACCGGTGTTTCCAATTAATGCAACGCTGCCTCTGATTTGCAAATGTTTCAAAACATCGCCGACATGGCTGCCGCCTACTGGATCAACTACTGCTTGCCATTCACGTTTGCCGAGCGGCTTGTCAGATGTCTCTTCTAAACGAGGTACAATTTCTTTAGCACCTAAGGATTTTAAGTAATCTGCTGCTTCATTGTTGCCAGTGCTTGCAACGACTTTATAACCAATATTGCTTAACATCATAACAGCTAGACTACCGACGCCGCCGCTTGCCCCACGAACTAAAATAGGCGCGCCTTCAACAGTTAATCCGTTATCTTCTAATTTTTGAATAGCTAAAGCAGCAGTATAACCAGCAGTACCATAAATCATTGCCTCTTCTAATGTTAAATCTTTAGGAAGTGGAACAATCCACTCTTCTTTCACTTTCGCTAGTTCACTAAAGCCTCCGTGATGTGAGACCCCCAAATCATAACTTGTCACAATCACTTTATCGCCTGGTTTATGTGCAGAAGAATTAGATTCTACAACTGTACCTGCTAAATCGATACCAGGAATAATAGGATACTCTTTTACAACGCCAGCTCCCTTAGCTGCTGCGAGCGCATCTTTGAAGTTGATGCTTGTATAAGCCACACGAACTAATACGTCTCCCTCATTCAATTCCTCTATAGATAAATCTTTGAAAGATGAAGATACTTTCCCTTCAACTTTATCTGAAAAATAAGCTTGGAATGTCTCTGTCATATATATTGATTCCTTTCGATAGATTAAACTAAAAAAATTTTAACACGTAAAAAAGTCGACAACAACCAAGAGAATTTCTGACATCTAATGAACATAAAAGGTATATAAGAACTAAAGATTAAAAGAATATTAACAATTTTAATGTTTATAAAATATAATGGAAGTGAATAGTTTAATAAGGAATAAAAAAGATATATGACATGAGGAGGAAAACCAATGAAAAAGTTATTTGCCGGCATTTTAACGTTAATGTTAGTGCTCGCTGCTTGTGGTAACGATGACAACAAAAAAGAAGACGCCAACAAAGATAAGAATAAAACTACACAAGAAAGCGACAGCAGTAAAAAAACTGATAGTAAAGACAACAAAGACAAAGATAAGAATAGCAAAGATGAGAATAGTAAGGACAGCACTTCTAAAGATTCTAAATCAGATGAAAATAATGCATCATCATCTTCTGACAACAGCAGTTCTGATAACGCTGCAACAAATAATGATTCAAACGGTACTTCAAATTCAGCAGATAATACATCTTCTGATAATAATGCTGATAACCAATCGCAAAATAATCAACAAGTAACTAACAACGGCAGCAGCCAAAATCAGACAAATCAAAATGGAAACAGTGCAGATACAACAAGTGCGAGTGCGGATGGAAACCAAAATGCTAATACAACTCAAACAGGTTATGTAGCACCGTATCAAAGCCAAAATGCTGTACCAGCAGCACGCAATATTGTGCAGGCACCATCTAACAACCAAGATGCTTTAAGAAATTTACCTAATTTCCCACAATCATTAAATACAGCCCAAAACGCAGCGAATTCTTTAAATGGCCAACAAAATGCATACAATGATTATGGTATTGATAGCCTTGGCAATGGAACTTATTCTTATGTATTCAGTTTTGCAAATCAAGCGAACCCTGGAACATACACAATTGTCAGTGTAAATCAAAAGGGTGAAGCAAGTGTTCTTGATCCAGCTTATAATGGTCAACAGTAAGTGAATATAGTAAAAAACTCGAGCGCAAAATCTTGTGCTCGAGTTTTTTTATGATAGTTTACTTATTACGTTTACGCATGGAACTAGGCAAATTTTGAACAATCAAACTAGAAATTGTCTCAAAGGAATGGTTATTTCGGTTAAGGAAAGGATTTCCAATAGGTTTAATGCGATGTTCAATCAAATCATTAATTAACCGATCTGCATCTTTGTAGCGTATACGGTCAAAAGTTTTCAGTACTTCTGGATATAAGCCACGCTCTTTTTCATATTCAGCTATATTCGGTGTATAAAGCGCTGTAGGTAAGTTAATCGTTAATGAATCAAAGACAATTGATGAATAATCGCTTAATACAACGTCAGAAGCTAAAATTAAATCTTGAGTTTCTATATGTGCTGAAGGTATAATGACTTCTTTTGGTAAGTACTCAGCCATATTTTTCAATTCTTCAATATGCCCTTTATAAACGACGTTATAATGTGCTAATAATTTTTGGTCGATTGGCAAGAGGTTCTCTTTATGACTGTCTGTCTGCCAAGTAGGCGCATATAGTAATGTCGGTTTATTTAAATCTAACTGAAGTTCCTTTTTAATAAAACGGACGTACGGTCTATCGTCTTTTTTATCAATTAAATATCGTACACGTGGGTACCCGCACGCGACCATTTCACTATACTGCATAGGATAAGCTGATTCGAATAAATCAGCGGCTCTCATACTATCGCAAATTAAATAATTTTGTTGAATCCACTTATTATATTTTCTGGCTCTATAATTGTATATATCTTTATTTTGAAAGGGTTCTTTACTATCTAAGAACAATTTTTTTATAGGTGTACCATGCCATAACTGAATAATAGTTCCATTAAGTTTTAAGTGGTCTGGAATATAACTTTCAACTACTACAACGCTTGCATTTTCAATTAATCTTTCGGCTTCAGGATCATCAGGTTGTATGAAATGCGGCCCAGTTGCTTCAGAAGTAATAAAATAAACAGGATACTGAGAATGATGTTTGGCAAAATAATTGAATAAATATCGAGAATTGCCTCTAAATCCATAATCAAATCCTAAAAAGACAACTGCACCATTCAGATTCGCAGAAGTCGGTTCGTATATATTACTTGATTTTTGATGCTTTTCATTGCTTCTATCAAGCACTGAACTTGTTATGAAATGAGGTGCTTTGAAGCGAGTATTCCATAGCATCTTGTCAATAAAACGCGGGTTTTCTGGCAGAGCACAGTGATTCGTTTTAAATGGTTTTTTATGATGGTGTAAGTATGCTAATTTATTTAAATTAAAATGTGTTAATTCCGAAAAAGTTTGATCTTGAAGCGTTGTATAGAAAGAAGCGGAAGTGCGACAACTTTCTTTAAAATCAAAAACGACATGACCATCCACTTTTACTTTATGAAATAGTAATATTGCTATTGCTAAGTCAAATGCAGTTTCACAACTTTCAGATTTAAGTTGTTTGATACTTTGTTGAATACTGAATAGCATATTTGGATAATGATTGATGTTATTCATCCATTCGTCAAAAGTAAGTGAAGTATTACCGAAGTAACGGCAGTCATTTTGGTAATATTGGTTTACTGTATAATCAATAATGACAGATTCTTTTGTATCTTTCTGTGTTATAGCATCCATTTGATCCGGATAAATATCTATGTTCAAGTCAGTTGGAATAAAATGCGAATAGCCATCTTTCTTTGCCTTCTTTAAAGCAAATAGCATTTCATCCCCTTGTTTATATTCTAATTTTATTATTTTCATTGTAAAACCTCTTTGATTTTCATATGAATAAAATGCAATGTTTTTTAATGCATAGTTATCATAATCTATTAATCTCTATTTTATCACTTCAATTAAAAAGAAGGAAAGAGAACCTTCAAGTTAAATGAGAAAGTTTTTAAAAATTAGTTTTGCAAAACTGTATTAGTAAAAATAGATTTAAGGACTGATACAGTAAAATGAGTAACAGCTTAAATGTAAGCGTATACATTGATGTTAAAGGCTTTTATAGTTGAAAAACAGTTTGAAAAAAGTTTTAAAAAAAGATTGTACAGTGGTAATAATCGTGGTATATTATATGTGAATTAATTCACAATAATAAATAAAGTCAATGATATACAAACTATCAATAAAATAAAAAATAGAAAGAAGCGGGGTAAGTTATGTTAGTATCTTCATTTGATCCATTCAATAATCTTGCAATATCAAGTCTTATAGCAAGTATTCCAATTATTTTATTCTTATTATGCTTAACAATTTTTAAAATGAAAGGGATTTATGCTGCAATTACAACTTTAGTTATTACATTGATTGTAGCAGTATTCATTTTCAAATTGCCAGGCGGTTCAGCTGCAGGAGCGGTAGTTGAAGGATTTTATCAAGGTTGGTTGCCGATCGGTTATATCGTAATCATGGCTGTATGGTTGTATAAATTATCAACTAAAACAGGTCAATTCGGTATGATTCAAGACAGTATTGCCAGTATTTCACAAGACCAACGTATTCAGTTATTATTAATCGGTTTTTCTTTTAACGCATTTTTAGAAGGTGCAGCAGGATTTGGTGTACCAATTGCAATCTGTTCTTTACTTTTAATTTATTTAGGATTTAAACCTTTACAAGCTGCGATGCTATGTTTAGTAGCCAATGCAGCAGCTGGAGCTTTTGGAGCAATTGGTTTACCAGTAGCGGTTATCGACACTTTAAACTTGCATGGCGGTATCACAGCAATCGAAGTTTCACGTTATTCAACATTCACATTAGCATTTATTAACTTCTTTATTCCTTTCTTATTAGTGTTTATTCTTGATGGGTTTAAAGGAATTAAAGAAACTTTGCCAGCAATTTTAGTTGTATCAATTACTTATACTGTACTTCAAGGTATCCTTACTTTGGCACAAGGTCCTGAATTAGCAGATATTATCCCGCCACTTGCATCAATGGGAGCACTTGCTTTATTCAGCAGAAAATTCCAACCAAAACATATTTTCCGAATTCAAAAAGATGCAGAGCCACCTAAAATCAAAAAGTTATCTGTTAAAGAGGTTTTGTATGCGTGGAGTCCATTTTACATCTTAACAATTTTCGTAATGATTTGGAGTATGCCATTCTTTAAAAAACTGTTCTTGCCAGGAGGCGCTTTAAGCTTTTTAACTGCGGCTATTCCTTTACCTGGAACAATGAGCGAAGCAACTCATAAATCAATCGTGTTGAACTTTAATATTATTGGTCAAACAGGAACAGCTATTTTATTAACAATCATCATTACATTGTTATTATCTAAAAATACAACAATTGGCGATGCAGGTCATTTATTAGGAGAAACATTCAAAGAATTATGGATTTCTATCTTTACAATTTGTTTCATTTTAGCAGTATCTAAGTTAACAACTTATGGGGGATTAAGTGCTGCAATGGGACAAGGTATTTCTAAAACAGGCGGTATTTTCCCATTATTATCACCAATTTTAGGCTGGATCGGTCTATTTATGACAGGATCTGTTGTAAACAACAACTCATTGTTTGCACCAATTCAAGCATCAGTTTCAAGTCAAATCGGAGTAAGCGGTGGATTGCTTGTAGCAGCAAATACTGCTGGTGGGGTTGCGGCAAAAATTATTTCTCCACAATCTATCGCAATTGCCACAGCTGCTGTTAAAGAAGTAGGTAAAGAATCTGAACTTTTAAAAATGTCATTAAGATTCAGTGTTGGTATTTTAGCATTTATCTGTATCTGGACATTCATATTATCATTAATATTCTAAATTCAAAAAATTACCGTTGTATGCGTAGCATTAAGCATACAGCGGTATTTTCATTTAGTTGAATTATTAAAGTTTTAAAAACAAAAAACCCAAGTCAGTTTTAGCTGATTTGGGTTTCTTGTTGACTATCGACAGCTTTCATAAAATCATGATAGACACGATCAGGAGAATATTGAGCGACTGTTTCGAAACCGCGTTCTATAATTTTTCCTTGTTCGGAAGGTGGTGCAGAAATCACATTTGAAATATCATCTGCCAAGTCTTCAAAGTTTTGCTGTTTCGCAAGATAACCATTATATCCAGAACGAATTAAAGTTTCAGGACCTGCGTTGCCTTTAAAACTGACCACGATATCACCTTGGTTCATTGCTTCTAAAATAATCAGACCGAAACCCTCATTTCTAGAAGGTACTACAGTGATCGTGCTTTCTGCTAATCGAAGCGGCAAATGCATTGTAGAAGGGTGAATAGACACAATATCATTTAATTGATGTTGTTGAATATAGTCTTCTAAATCATTTCTTTGTTGACCATCCCCATAAATTTTGAGTGAATAATTCATTTCACGTAAACTTTCTTGAATTAATTCAACACTTTGCAACAACAAGTCAAATCCTTTTTCGTATTCTAAGCGACCAGCCGCAATAATTTGAGGCTTTTTGGGGATTTCAATACGAGACTCATTAATCATGTTAGGCACTGTATAAACAGGAACATGTGTCGCTTTTTCATAAACTTTACGATCTGTATTCGTTAAAGTTGTAATACAGTCTAAATCTTTATAAGCTTCTATGATTTCTTTTTGATAAGAAGTGGGATGCGCATGGAGGTTCATATGCTCCATACCGATAGTCATGACAGAAGAAGGAGCATGATCTGCGATTAAAATATTATAACTAGCACGAGTGCCGACTAATATATCTGTGTCCACTTCTGATATAGCACGAACAATTTTCTTTTCTACATAACTAGAAAATTGGTTTAATCCAGGTTCGTAACTTGATAAGATAGTAGGTTTGAATAAAGGTGTCCATCTACGTAATCGATTGATTGTGATATTTAAAATGTTTTTGGGTCTTAGATTATAATCTATAAGTGACGTAACCTTAATCTTGTTATGAAGTTTAAAATAAGGAGACTTGCTGCCCTGGAATACAGAAATAATTTCTACATCATGCCCTTTATCTGCCAATACATTCGCTAATTGGGTTACTGCTTTAACTGTTCCGCCCATAGCAAATATGTTGTGCATTAAGAATGTAATTGACTTCATTTTGTGTCAGCTCCTCCTGTAATTTTTCATCTAATTATAGCATATTACCTATGATTGAATACAATGTACATTGCGTTTAAGTAACAATCTATATTAATTTGCTGATTAAGTATCCTTACCCCTTTTGTCTTAAGATGAATACGTATATAATAAAAGAATAGAGCAAAATATTCTTCATTACATCAAAGTGGTTGTAACCTAACAACTAAAGACGTTCTTAGGTGTGTTTGTTTTTTTATAGTAGAAAGCGCTTTCTCAAGAGAAGGTTGAAAGAGAGGGTTGAGAAACATGCTTAAGAAAATGTCATCTTTAATTATTAAAAAGGGGGCTGTATTTGTTATGAGTGCACAACATAGCAAAACAGATGTCATCTTAATTGGTGGCGGAATTATGAGTGCGACACTAGGTACTTTATTAAAAAAAGTTGCACCGGAAAAAGAAATTAAGGTTTTTGAAAAACTGAAAGAACCAGCAGAAGAAAGTTCAAATGCTTGGAATAACGCAGGTACAGGGCATTCTGCATTATGTGAGATGAACTATACAAAAGAAATGCCAGATGGCTCTCTTGATATCTCAAAAGCATTGAAAATCAATGAACAATTCCAAGTATCTAAACAATTTTGGGCTTACTTAGTTAAACATGGTAACTTAACGCAGCCGGAAGAATTCATTCACACTGTACCACATATGAGTTTTGTAATCGGCGTACGCAATGTTGATTTCTTAAGACGCCGTGTCAAAGCATTGACTGAAAATGCACTTTTCAAAGAAATGACGATGACTGAAGATAAAGATAAAATTGCTGAGTGGCTGCCACTGATGATGGAAAACCGTACAAGTCCAGTACCAGTTGCAGTGAGTCGTGATAAATCAGGTACAGATGTTAACTTCGGCGCTTTAACACGTAAATTATTCAACTATTTAGAAGAAAACAATGTCCAAGTTGAATATGAGCATCAAGTGCTTGATATTAAGCAACAAAAAGACGGTACTTGGAAAGTTAAAGTAAAAGATTTACTTACAAACGATGTTACAGTATACGAATCTGATTTTGTATTTATCGGTGCAGGCGGTGCAAGTTTGCCATTGCTCCAAAAAACAAATATCAAAGAATCTAAACATATCGGCGGGTTCCCAGTTAGTGGTATTTTCCTAGTATGTCAAGATCCAGAAATCGTAGAACAACATGATGCTAAGGTATACGGTAAAGCTAAAGTAGGTGCACCTCCAATGTCTGTGCCTCACTTAGATACACGTTATATCGATGGTAAAAAATCATTGTTATTCGGCCCATTTGCGGGGTTCTCACCAAAATTCTTGAAAACAGGTACAAACATGGATTTAATCAAATCTGTAAAACCTAATAACTTGTTAACAATGTTATCGGCAGGTGTGAAAGAAATGCCGTTAACACAGTATTTAATTTCGCAATTAATGCTGTCTGATGAAGAACGCATTGAAGAATTAAGAGAATTTATTCCTAATGCTAAAAAAGAAGACTGGAGCCCTGTAGTTGCAGGCCAACGTGTACAAGTGATTAAAGATACAGACAAAGGTAAAGGTACGTTACAATTCGGTACAGAAGTAATTGTAAACGAAGATGGAAGTTTATCTGCATTGCTAGGTGCATCTCCAGGTGCCTCAACAGCAGTGGATGTAATGTTGGATATTTTACAACGTTGTTTCAAAGATGAATTCCCACAATGGGAAAGTAAAATTAAAGAGATGATTCCGTCATTCGGACAACCTTTAGCTGAAAACCCAGAACTTTATAAAGAAGTAAAAGCAGAAGAAGATAAATATTTAAAACTACAATCATAAAATGAAAAGCAGATGCAACGATTGACAACCGTTTGCATCTGCTTTTTTTATATTTTTTTTGAAAGTGTAATAATAAACGTACTGCCTTCTCCAAGTGTACTCTCAACTTCGACCTTACCGCCATGAAGTTGAATAATCATTTGAGCAATTGCTAAACCAAGGCCATTACTAGTCGCAGAATGTGTACCTTTATAAAAACGTTCAAATAAATGAGTTTTTGTATCTTCAGACATGCCAGGACCATCATCAGAAATACGACATACGATTTCATCATTATCTTG from Staphylococcus condimenti carries:
- a CDS encoding L-lactate permease; translation: MLVSSFDPFNNLAISSLIASIPIILFLLCLTIFKMKGIYAAITTLVITLIVAVFIFKLPGGSAAGAVVEGFYQGWLPIGYIVIMAVWLYKLSTKTGQFGMIQDSIASISQDQRIQLLLIGFSFNAFLEGAAGFGVPIAICSLLLIYLGFKPLQAAMLCLVANAAAGAFGAIGLPVAVIDTLNLHGGITAIEVSRYSTFTLAFINFFIPFLLVFILDGFKGIKETLPAILVVSITYTVLQGILTLAQGPELADIIPPLASMGALALFSRKFQPKHIFRIQKDAEPPKIKKLSVKEVLYAWSPFYILTIFVMIWSMPFFKKLFLPGGALSFLTAAIPLPGTMSEATHKSIVLNFNIIGQTGTAILLTIIITLLLSKNTTIGDAGHLLGETFKELWISIFTICFILAVSKLTTYGGLSAAMGQGISKTGGIFPLLSPILGWIGLFMTGSVVNNNSLFAPIQASVSSQIGVSGGLLVAANTAGGVAAKIISPQSIAIATAAVKEVGKESELLKMSLRFSVGILAFICIWTFILSLIF
- a CDS encoding CDP-glycerol glycerophosphotransferase family protein — protein: MKIIKLEYKQGDEMLFALKKAKKDGYSHFIPTDLNIDIYPDQMDAITQKDTKESVIIDYTVNQYYQNDCRYFGNTSLTFDEWMNNINHYPNMLFSIQQSIKQLKSESCETAFDLAIAILLFHKVKVDGHVVFDFKESCRTSASFYTTLQDQTFSELTHFNLNKLAYLHHHKKPFKTNHCALPENPRFIDKMLWNTRFKAPHFITSSVLDRSNEKHQKSSNIYEPTSANLNGAVVFLGFDYGFRGNSRYLFNYFAKHHSQYPVYFITSEATGPHFIQPDDPEAERLIENASVVVVESYIPDHLKLNGTIIQLWHGTPIKKLFLDSKEPFQNKDIYNYRARKYNKWIQQNYLICDSMRAADLFESAYPMQYSEMVACGYPRVRYLIDKKDDRPYVRFIKKELQLDLNKPTLLYAPTWQTDSHKENLLPIDQKLLAHYNVVYKGHIEELKNMAEYLPKEVIIPSAHIETQDLILASDVVLSDYSSIVFDSLTINLPTALYTPNIAEYEKERGLYPEVLKTFDRIRYKDADRLINDLIEHRIKPIGNPFLNRNNHSFETISSLIVQNLPSSMRKRNK
- a CDS encoding glycosyltransferase, with the translated sequence MKSITFLMHNIFAMGGTVKAVTQLANVLADKGHDVEIISVFQGSKSPYFKLHNKIKVTSLIDYNLRPKNILNITINRLRRWTPLFKPTILSSYEPGLNQFSSYVEKKIVRAISEVDTDILVGTRASYNILIADHAPSSVMTIGMEHMNLHAHPTSYQKEIIEAYKDLDCITTLTNTDRKVYEKATHVPVYTVPNMINESRIEIPKKPQIIAAGRLEYEKGFDLLLQSVELIQESLREMNYSLKIYGDGQQRNDLEDYIQQHQLNDIVSIHPSTMHLPLRLAESTITVVPSRNEGFGLIILEAMNQGDIVVSFKGNAGPETLIRSGYNGYLAKQQNFEDLADDISNVISAPPSEQGKIIERGFETVAQYSPDRVYHDFMKAVDSQQETQIS
- the mqo gene encoding malate dehydrogenase (quinone), which encodes MSAQHSKTDVILIGGGIMSATLGTLLKKVAPEKEIKVFEKLKEPAEESSNAWNNAGTGHSALCEMNYTKEMPDGSLDISKALKINEQFQVSKQFWAYLVKHGNLTQPEEFIHTVPHMSFVIGVRNVDFLRRRVKALTENALFKEMTMTEDKDKIAEWLPLMMENRTSPVPVAVSRDKSGTDVNFGALTRKLFNYLEENNVQVEYEHQVLDIKQQKDGTWKVKVKDLLTNDVTVYESDFVFIGAGGASLPLLQKTNIKESKHIGGFPVSGIFLVCQDPEIVEQHDAKVYGKAKVGAPPMSVPHLDTRYIDGKKSLLFGPFAGFSPKFLKTGTNMDLIKSVKPNNLLTMLSAGVKEMPLTQYLISQLMLSDEERIEELREFIPNAKKEDWSPVVAGQRVQVIKDTDKGKGTLQFGTEVIVNEDGSLSALLGASPGASTAVDVMLDILQRCFKDEFPQWESKIKEMIPSFGQPLAENPELYKEVKAEEDKYLKLQS
- a CDS encoding sugar porter family MFS transporter, which codes for MGKNFNKSLIFFLGALGGLLYGYDMGIISGALLFIGKDIHLTSTTEGLVVSSMLIGAIAGSALSGPASDKLGRRRVVFVIAIVYIVGALILAFAPSMPFLVLGRIVIGLAVGGSTAIVPVYLSEMAPTDSRGSLSSLNQLMITIGILSSYLINYAFAGIEGWRWMLGLAVVPSLILLIGVAFMPESPRWLLEHRGEKAARKVMQLTFPANEIDKEIAEMKEINAISESTWNVLKSPWLRPTLIIGSVFALFQQIIGINAIIYYAPKIFTKAGLGDSASILGTVGIGIVNVLVTIVAIMIIDKIDRKKLLVIGNIGMVASLVIMAILIWSMGVQSSAWVSIICLTIFIIFFGISWGPVLWVMLPELFPMRARGAATGIAALVLSIGSLLVAQFFPMLTAVMPTQGVFLIFAAIGIGALFFVVKYLPETRGRSLEEIEAELRARTSATSANLDRHK
- a CDS encoding NADPH:quinone oxidoreductase family protein, which gives rise to MTETFQAYFSDKVEGKVSSSFKDLSIEELNEGDVLVRVAYTSINFKDALAAAKGAGVVKEYPIIPGIDLAGTVVESNSSAHKPGDKVIVTSYDLGVSHHGGFSELAKVKEEWIVPLPKDLTLEEAMIYGTAGYTAALAIQKLEDNGLTVEGAPILVRGASGGVGSLAVMMLSNIGYKVVASTGNNEAADYLKSLGAKEIVPRLEETSDKPLGKREWQAVVDPVGGSHVGDVLKHLQIRGSVALIGNTGGIEFNATVLPFILRGNNLLGVDSVETPMLLRKQIWRRLATDLKPEQLHTIKNTIDFKELPEAIENVLSHQVTGRYVVKINAEN